DNA from Malus sylvestris chromosome 11, drMalSylv7.2, whole genome shotgun sequence:
GTTGACATAGTAGTTGTTGTAATTGTCTTTTATTGTTTGATGACATTTACTGAGATGTTTGTTGTAATTGGTTTTCATTGTTTGAAGACTATTGAGATGTTTATTAAGTGGATTTGTAATGTGGTAATTGAGAGTTATCTGGATGTTATGATTGATAAAGCCCGATGTTGTTATATGGTAGGAATTAGAAATactgtttaaaattttaaatttgcttAATTGCTTAGAAGTTAATCTGACCCTAGTACCTTATCTTTCTACAGCCAGGCTAGAAACAAACCACAAGAATGGATAATTTAGAATATACTTCTGCTTACTAAATATATTGTTGCTAACCAAAAACCTCACTTGGAtaatattgttttatttcagtCCTCATGATATGTGTGTTATCATCAGTTTACTGTTTAATATGCATTTTCTATGATCtttaaaatttttgtttgtAAGTGTATCCCTTGGTGTTGCCATGTAGCCTTGAGTACATGGATaataaattgataattgatTACCTTTTCCACTAGGAAGTAATTTAGCTTTGTAAAAAGCTGTAGGCAGATATTAACGTAATTGCATCATGTTTGCTCCACTAACAatatgtttctttgtttttcatatGCAATATTATGGCTTATTTGATAGATTATATGGCCACCTCACGTAATTGGAATGATAATGAGGAGGATGTGCTGCTTACCATCCTCGAGGAGATGGTAGTTGATGGTGTTAGGTGTGAGACCGGCAGTTTTAAGGCTGGTACATTTGTAATGGTTGCCACCAAGATGAGGGAGATGATTCCGGGCATTAATATAGAgccaaagcatatacaaaacaAGCTGAAGCGTCTGAAAGAAAAGTATTCCTCTGTATATGACATGATGAATACCTCTGGATTTGGTTGGAATgacgaaaaaaaaatgtgttgttGTGGATAGTGACGATGTACTACAGATGTGGGTGAAGgtacattttgtttcttattctttttcaattagTTGCtttaataagatttttcttcatttgtagTTAAATACCAAATTATTATTAACTCATAGGCCTCTTCCCAATATATATAGCTGTCTCACCCTTCCTAATATATATAGTTGTCTCAAAAAACACAATCTTGCACAATTGCACGTGCACAATCTTGCACAGGTTCTACTaagttcaattttattttaaaatattcaatttcaatATTTGATTTCTTTGAAGTCATAACTTTGATTTCTTTGGGTTCTTATTGTAGAAACATCATAATGCATCTTTCAAACCAAATAAGCCATTTCCATTGTATCCACGCTTGTGTACAGTGTTTGGGAGAGACCGAGCCACGGGTAGTATGGCTGAATCAGCAACAGATGCAATGGAAAACATGGGAGTGGAAAATGAGGATTGCAATGAGACCTTCGAGATGCCTCCGACTTCACCTACCCCATCTCCTTTTGTTGGTACATCCAGTGCATCTCAACCTATTAGGAAGAGGAAAAGGAATAAGGATGATGCTGATGCAAATATTGTAGCTGTTATTCGTGAAGGTTAGGATAAAGCAGTTACTGAAATGAAGTATTTAGGGGAAAGTTTTACTTTAAGAGAAGCTAAAGCCAAGTTACCTTCTCAGCTGAAGGTCATGGGTATCCCATATGATTAGGTGCTGAAAATTTGaatgaagttagtgaaagatACTGGTATATTTAGTTTTTGGTGTACCCTGGATGACTCTGACAAGCCAGATTTCATTAAAATGTTTATGGATGGCATCTGAGCCTTAGGGGGTTTAGTATGATATGACCTATATCAAGGTATGAATCTCTGGCTCATTTCATTTCTGttcatatttatttaattttttgaatcatTACATTTATGTGGGGATTTCAGCTCTAATGTATTAGAAATTTTCTGTTTTGGATATGAATTTTCAATGGGCTATTTGAGTGGATTAATAAATTCATAACGTATTAAGTTATGGGTAAATTGGGGTTAATTCACTTAATTGTGAGATCTGCTAGTTAATGGTGTGAAGTACTAGTTACTACAGTTGTATTTGTTTGTAGTGATTTGGGTCCAATAAAGTTGACATTTAAACTTAAATCTTGAATGGGAGGTGTCAAACTGTTTTTATAGTGCCGGTTCTATATCGCTTTAATGATGTTGGGCATAGTAGTGGTCAAGTGCTCTTCACAACCTTGAATCATGGGATGTGTTCATTGCAGTTGCCTGAAGTTGGAatgatttatagttttgtttGTAGTTTGAGATTTGTATATCTCAATGGCTGAAAATTGAATTAGAATGTGAGAAAGATCGAAAATGACTTGTAGAGAGGCGATGAATTCATTGTGCATCGTTTCCTGATCAACAATGAATTTGTTAATGTTCTCTATTTAGGGTAGATAGTGTTGCCTGTTAAGCATCCATGATTCTAGCCTTGTCTTCGTGTGTCCTATATAGTCGATGCATGTATGGTGATCATGTGGTTCAATGTCTTATTTCTGAGATATATTGCTTTTCTTTCATTTGTGACCTGATTAAGTAACTCGGGGATGCATATTTCTCTGTGCATCTCTGCTTCCTAGAGCCTTAGCATTAAGTTGTTCTGTTTTAATGCATGTTTGCTTATGGCAGGAAAGCTGGAGAAGGCCTAAGGATATTGATTCACGTGTCAGGTGAAAGTTCAAGGGATGTGCATTGATACCCAACATTGGCTATGCGTTAGAATTTTGGGAGAAATTTTATTCAAGATGCTACTTTTGTTTTCGATTTGGTACTATTGAATTTTATTCAGAATTTTACTAATCTAGTCATCTTAGACGACATGAAGTTCTAccaatttgtttgattttgccATTTTACTGTAGTTCCTCGAGtaaattttcagttttaattactCATTTTCACTTTTACTATCTAGTGTCGCTTTTGAAACAGCATATTCTGCCAAACAAAATGAATCCAATCGAATTATCTATGTTTTCCATTGCTGTATCCATGATTTATGCTATAATTTGGAACATGTTTAAGTTGGTTGTTCACCTCTCTTGGGACTGCATTTCTAGGAAGCAATTATGCGCATGCTTGCTTCTACTAGAACTGTAGAAATGCTTATCTCAATATAAGGTTAGTTCATGGGAGAAAAACAAATAATGAATAAGtatatatgtgttcaaatatgaaaaacttaaaaaaattaaaaaataaataaaaaattaaaaaaataactaTCTCGTCCTGTAACACACATAAATGTTGTACCAAACAACAGATGGAACATGGATAATTTAGTCATTTACCTTTTGGTTCTGTTCCGTCCATGCGCTTACCAAACGCAGAACGAAACAACAATCTCATTCCGTCCTACGCATACCAAACATAACACGGAACATCTATTCCGCCCCGTCTCGTTCTATCCCGTCTcatcccgtcccgttccgttccgtctcgtctgcgtaccaaacagTACCTTATCACAGTTGTGAAAATTTGGTGAGCCCTTGTATAACGGCGTAAGTTCAAATCCCATTGATGCTAATCtaatatctaatctaacaaaatctatcgtttaaccaaaaaaaaaaagtttttaagtataaatacaacgataaaaaaaatttcaacccaaacaaaaaaattgagcaCGTCAACACACTAACCATATAGCTGACCAAATCCTAGCAAAAGAACAAAGTTGATGTCAAATAGTaaatttcaaggactacattgattgattttgaaattgagaaacaaaaatgagatttttgaacaATTTCAGAAACTATTTGTACTGAAAGGACTAGGTCATATCAGTCTTCTTTTGGGTTGAAAGCCCACTAGCTTGAGAATCACTACTTGGTTGAGGATCATGGCTTTTTAACTCGAGGTAATCCATTCTCGACCAAATTGTTAATTTAGATCCAAACAATTATTTCATCTTTCACTTTATTCattccaaatgctagaaagacggctaaaaaaaatgtaaaaatcaaCTCCCTTGATGTTATAACTTATATGCACGAAGTGAAGTGCACGCTTTGAATTCATAGGCTTTTGGTTACTCAATAATACACAAATCGTGGAGAATGAAAAGAAGCAGTCAAATAGAAATAGGAGCAGAACCAGAgtcaaaaaggagaaaaaataacatttaaaaGGGGAAAGATCTGCTTATTCCATAGAATCCGGCAGTCAAATAGAAATAGGAGAAGAACTAGAgtcaaaaaggagaaaaaataacatttaaaaGGGGAAAGATCTGCTTATTCCATTGAGCTTGTTCAACAATGTGCACTCTGGATCCGCGTGAAACGCTAAGGTAGCTTGCTTACTTAGTACTTGCGCTAAGGGCTAGGGTTGCTCTTTTGGTAACTCTAACTGTAGATTTTTTACCTTGACTCTTTCGGTATCGGTATGCCTTCGATGATTACTACTTTAATGAAGAatccggattctctttgtgaggatttcggGAATCCGTGAATCAtatatgttcatcgtacatcatacagttagaaatcattttaaatatttttatttaaaattaaatacaaaccgTACCTGATAAAAACTAACCGTACAATATACAATGAATAAACATAATTTAAGGATTCCTAAAGGATCCGGAAAGGATCTGTTGGTATTCAGGTTGGTTCGGTATTACtgtgatttaaaaaaaagctGCTTCTGTTGTattgtgagaataaacagctgtaAAATAAGGCAAcagagtgtttgataaacatctttgtaaaagtgtttttgaaaaaaaaaacagtattataatgtttgataaacttttatgtaaaacagatgtgaaaaaaaatcggtttttcaaagttgggttttgcagctttgtgtttttggttttttttcatccaaaactatgaaaaaaagctgaaactgaatgtttaccaaacacaaaaaaacccccaattttttttaatatttatttttttttaaattatctcAGTACCAAATcagatctaaaaaaaaaaaaatgagaagcaGGCTTGGAAGTCGCAAGCTGACTACTGATGTGATAGAAGCAGAACAAACAGAGAGACTTTAAAACAAGAGCAACGTAGAAAAaggaacatgaaagactcaaaATCATATTCACACATAAAATATAATGCTCATGTGTCTAATCGTATTACCCAATCACCGTCACGCTTTCAGAATACAAAAAGATTTCTTGATCACATAAACTATAAGAAACCCATTATTTTAATAGATCCATTTATCCTCAGTcggattattattatttgatattgttgaattttggatgtgtatttcatatcaaaacaattacaagatgaaacattatataggaaaagaaagtagacataagcctaacttgcctaacttgcctaatttcctaacttgcctaacttgcctaatttacacaaggaatgttgactagcctaacttcaatagtcatccaacatgtttatttcatgcatgcattttaacaaaagataagacttgcatgcattccaacactccccctcaagctggatcgaggGGATTCCTTGAGCCAAGCTTGGACAGAATGCGCATGAACTGAACCGTAGGAAGAGGTTTAGTAAAAATAACGCTTTGCTTCTTGCTGCGCCATGTTACCAAATTCCCACttgaaatggcttcgtgccgcaaacaaacagtaatggcttcgtgccacaaacaaacaaacttgaaatggcttcgtgccgcaaacaaacagtaatggcttcgtgccgcaaACAAAGAATAATGGCTTCGTGCCACAAACTTGAACAACGTTAGGTAGAGCTAAAGCATCCATCGAGCTCTCAGCTTCATAATGTTCTCCagccatcttggcttagagtaaatgttctccagccatcttggcttagagtaaaagttctccagccatcttggcttagagtaaaTGTTCTCCAGCCATATTGGCTTAGAGTAAAAGAAACTTAGCAGAAACGATCAACAGAGCATCCATCGAGCACTCAACTTCATAATGTTCTCCagccatcttggcttagagtaaaAGAAACTTAGCGGAAACGATCAACAGAGCCAGGAATTTCGagttcctgctctgataccatgttgaattttgatgtgtatttcatgaagaaacaattacaaatgaaacatatatatagggaaagaaagtagacataagcctaacttgcctaacttgcctaatttcctaacttgcctaacttgcctaatttacacaaggaatgttgactagcctaacttcaatagtcatccaacatgtttatttcatgcatgcattttaacaaaagataagaCTTGCATGCATTCCAACAGATATATACATTGCTGTTAATATAAATgtcgagaaaaaaaaatataaaacttacAACTAAATTAAGACATGAATTTAGCCAGGTTAACTAAAACAATGTGTTCTCTTTTTCGCACACCTGTTCAAATCCTCATTCTCGTACTTATGAAGAATTTAGTTAGAATATAGCTTGTATCcaaagaaataaacaaaaattacaattaCATCAAATAGTGATTATgatgaagaaaattgagatttcaccataaaaccaatttgcAAGGTTTATCCTTCCATCAATGTAAAATTCATTCTTAATGTATAATTGATGTTTTCCTTTCTTTGATGACTCCCACAAACACGTTGGCAATTCTGACTATTAACGTCACAAAGTTAATGCAGCTCATGACTttgaaagtttgattttccAAATGGATTGTGATGGTCAGATCGAGCAAGGCTTCTGCTGTAGTTCATATATATCGTCAACAAAGTTGAACCAATCAACTTTAGACCATAGTTACGTGATACATATTTACCACTACTAGCTTAAGCTAATTCCTGATAAACTTTCATGGATCCAAGGCTCTACAAATCTGCAAAATCCGGGGATGTTTACATCCTCAAGCGACTTCTTAACGATAATCGGAGCCTACTGTATCAACTTACACCCCGAGGAAACACAGCCCTCCATGTCGCAGTTCAGTTCGGACATAAAAATGTTGTCACTGAAATTTATAACAGATGCAGGTCCCTTCTCACACAGCCAAATTCGGATGGAGATACTCCTTTACATGTGGCTGCAAGGGTTGGTTCCTTCTCTATAGTGTATTATCTGGTTCGCGAAATTCAATTCATGTCACAGGAAGATTTCGTGAACACGAACATTGGCGTGTTTGAGACGCTGAGAATTGGAAACAAGGGGAACAACACGGTCTTACACGAAGCTGCAAGGAATGGTCATGCAAAAGTTGTTGAGTTCTTGCTCAAAGTTGATCCCAAATTGGCCTGTTTTGAGAATGACAATGGCGAGTCTCCATTGTACCTGGCTGCAAGAGGGGACGTGTTAGAGATcgtggatcaaattttaagatcAACGCCATCATCAGCTCATGGCGGACCAGAAGGCGAAACAGCTTTGCATGCTGCCGTAATTGAGAAGCATTTTGGTACGTCATACTTTGGCTCCCTTTATGTTTTAGCTTCGCTTTGCAATTAACGGTTTAATTATTCATCATCAAACAGTCAGTACTAGCATAATTCCTCTTTTATTTTAGTTGCTCAAGTTCAGTATTTTCTTATAAAAACTTAAATTTCGTTATTGTAGATATCGTGGAAGTACTCCTAAGGTTCAAACAGCAACTTGTCAAAGAAACTGACCACCAAGGCAGGACTCCTCTCCACTATGCAGCATCCCTTGGAGATCACAAAACAGTTCGACGATTACTAGAAATCGATACTTCTACTGCGTATGTTCTGGATAAAGAGGGCCAGTCACCAATTCATGTTGCAGCAAGGGAAGGGCGTGGCAGTGTCATTAGTGAAATTACTCAACATTGCCCTGATTCGGGTGAACTTGTTGACCCTTTTGGGCGAAACATTCTTCATATTGCCATCCAAGGTGGGCAAGTAAATGTTGTCAGGTATATACTGGAAACACCCGATCTGGAGGGGCTCATAAATCAGCCGGATGTTGATGGAAACACGCCTTTGCATCTCGCAACCATAGAGAGAAAAACATGGATTTTGTACTACTTGATGTGGGATGGAAGAGTAAATCAAAGATCTAAGAACAAATATGGCCAAACAGCATCTGATGTTGATAGATCAATCAAAGAATGCAGTCTTAGATTTCCCATGGTAAGTACCAAAAACATAGCTAATCTCCTTTATTTATGATTGATCTAAATGCTTAACTACAACAGTTCATCTGCCGTAAACTGCTAATGTACGTGCAGAATATAATCTGTACGCCGCATGCTTGGTTAGGCAACATCAAATTTTACCAAAGAGCAGAACGGGCAGAAGCCAGTGCAGTGCAAACTTACAGGGAAATGGGCCAGACCCTTTTGGTGGTTGCAACACTTATCACAACTGTAACATTTACAGCTGCATTCACAATGCCCGGAGGCTATAACAATGATGTCGGTCCACACCAAGGAGTGGCTCTTCTGCAGTCAAATGAAAATTTCAAGTGGTTCATAATCTCAGACACCATTGCAATGACTTGCTCAATAAATGCAGCTTGCCTTTTATTTGGGGGAGCTGTTAACGGCAATGAGTCGGTGTATATTTACTATTTAACAGGTGCTGCTGCTCTTACATATATTGCTCTGCAATCTACTGCAATAGCATTCACAACTGGGATTATGGCTGTCCTGCCCCATCAGCAATTTGCCCAAACCTTGGGACTGGTAGTTGGAATCACTTTTCATGTTAGTACCTTCATGTTTCTTTCacatttggtgaaaatattttccAACCTCGAAGCCTGTAGATTATTGTTTTCGCATCTCTACAGGAAGCTCAAGTGCAAAATAAGGAACAAACATTGAAAAAAACTACAGTACTAAGTACTTGCATTCATTTGGGTGCCCATTGTCAACGTATGTCTTTTTTGTATTGATAAATAAGCGTTTAGTGTTGTATCAATTGTCGCGTGATCTCTTAACATGGTCAATCCGGTCTACCATAATAGAATCTGATCGTATCCAAATCCAAAACTTCTTCTTCCAACGAATGTTGATAGCAGCAGCAGTGTAGCAAAAAATACATACGACTGGTCCCCTCATACCGAAAACAAAATGTTTTCACTGCTGCATTATGTTTGCCAAAAAGGACTCCTACCAAATTACCGACCGAAATTCCAAAACCATGTCATGAAAGACATGAAAGCCCTTACTCTATGAACCAAGCAAAGATAATCATAGAAGTAATGCCAAGGATTAATATATGTAGCAGCAAGACATACCAAAAGTAAGAGAACTCTGACCTGGTGCTGGTAGTGATTTTACATCCCTAAAGTGGAACATATCAACCATGTCGAGAATTTTGGGTCAATAATTTAGGGATAAAGCTACCGAACTTGTAAGTTGCTCCAATTCGTCCCTCCTGCCTTTGATTTCATTGATTTCCTCAAGCGATTGGTAGTTTAGTTTTGAGATAGTACATCACAAAACTCGGGTTTAAATTCATATCCATTGGTTTAGAGATTGGGTTGGGTACAAATGTACTTTTTGGATCGATAATGTAAGGTTTGGAGTTGAGATAGAGTGAAAACATTCGATTTTGATCGGTTCGGCAGATGTCCCCCGAATGCCCATTGTTTCAGTAGGTTTCTGCCGAACGTTAATGCTGGGGTGGGAAAGATATTTATTGATCTAGTTTTTGTGATCCATTATTTACAATATTTACTTTCCGGTTTTAGTTTGGGTGATTAATTTCCTCTGATAAATCGGAATGTTATCTCCTAGTTGATTTCCTCTTACGgtttcatttcttctttttatgaaTACTTCGATATATTCTTCTTTTTATGAATACATCAAAATATTTTTACATAAGGGGGTATGAGAGTTCGGCTAAGTCACACAATAAAcaacaatttggtatcaaatttgcattcacgagaatcaaacctaaaacctctcatcAGGGCCGGTCCAGGGATTTTTGAGGCCTGGGGCGACGTCAAAAAAGGTGCCCTAACttcatgtaagaaaattatttattttcacacataagacgttgaaaaaattatacttagaaaaacacttcaaactcaataatttagaaacacagaaagactaatttattttgtattgagagagggaaacaaaataacttcgggcttacaagtagatagatgacgagttttgttttccatctgaactttgaatgtgtttttgaataaatcatgagatgtttttttttttcttatttactaaccttgtcaatatgggactaaaaaataatgatgttttcgagtcttcaattgatatgtattattaatgaatggacactaaattaaacattttgatgacacgttatataatttgcaaatttggtctacgtattattctttgttgaagattagacttaaattaaaacgaatatttaaaaataacaacccacatagctactaaatagcaactaaaaataaattaacaaccaaacaaaaaattgtaaaaattgaaaaaaataaacatgcacatagcatttcgaacttaggacctcttgttaattttaaacaacaaaaatcattgtttctaattaaacttcttgatcctttaaccaaattttataaatttatactcttataaaaagaaatttgtaaaaaatcgaaagtaaataagcacacatggtgttttgaacccaagacctctcattattttcaaatgacaaaccaccacttctagttaaatttctatgtctttgaactaaattttataaatttatactcttataaaaacatatatacatatatcaccctaataattttggtgcccctaatttttttggacCCTGAACGGTCGTCCTGcctgcactgggcctgggccggcaCTGCCTCTCACTTTCAAGCGAAGATGAATATCATCTGAGTGTGTAGCTTTCTTCTTAAAAATATGTAGGCTAGTTTTCCCACAAGACACACAAACCAAACTCTCTTCCATCTCTTTGTACCGGATAGGGTTTAGGAGATCAGCTTCCAAGAGGCCAAGCCGGACCTAATTTCATTGACAATCTTCCTGACCCTTTACACGGTGACCCTGACCGGTTACTCGTTGAAATCCTTTGTCGTGTTCCTTGCAGAAAATTGATTGTTCAATGCAAGTGTGTTTCCAAGTGTTAAATTTCAAGTAGACAAGCCAtaggcccactccaacaacaccaatactgtccccacttggccacctgctcaatccgtcaggtgtgggggggttttaatacaaaaggtcTCGGTGTAAGTTAAAGTGGGGTCATTCTATTTAAAGGGTTTGTTCTCAAGCCTTatggccgatgtgggacagaAGAATTCTAATACTCCATCGCATGTGAGACCCCATTTTATAGATCACACGTGAAGttccacacatcggcaaccacATGGAGCTAAGCCGAGGCTCACCCATGGCCACCTACTCAATCCATCAGGTGTGGGGGGGTTTTAATACGAAAGGTCTCGGTGTAAGTTAGAGTgtggtaattctatttaaagtgtTTGTTCTCAAGCCTTCTGGCCGATGTGAGACAGAAGAATTCTAACACTCCCTCACACGTGAGACCCCATTTTATGGGTTACACGTGAAGTTCCACACAttggcaaccacgtggagccaagcCAAGGCTCACCCATTCGTGCGGGGCCAATGGGAACCCACTCATTCACGTGGCATCTCTTGGCCTACGTGGAGGCAAGTCGAGGCTCACCCGTTCGCGCGGGGTCAAAAGGGACCCACCCGTTCAAGTGGCAGTACAGGCCTGTCctctggctctgataccatgttaaattTCAAATCAATGGGCCAAGGGCCCACTCCAATAACACCGATACTGTCTCCACTTGGCCACCTGCTCAATTCGTCATGTGTgaggttttaatacaaaagacATCGGTGTAAGTTAGAGTGGGTTAATTCTATTTAAAGggcttgttctcaagccttCTGGCCGATGCGGGACAGAGGAATTCTAACACCAAGTGTTCACTCCGAGTCATCGACGAACCTCATTTCATTGGCCGCTTTTTATCCATCCAACATAGTTGCCAAAATCCCATACCAAGAACTATGGTTATATATGTACCCTTATTATGGAGACGAAGTGTTTATGATGTCCAAGAATCCGGTGTTCAAAGAGCTAAGtgagaagaaggagaacaaaaacaagaacaagaacaaaaagaaacattGATCCGAGCAATTTGTCTCTAAGGTACATCCCTTTTATTCGATTCATGGTAGAAAAACTGTTGGTGGTAGGTGTGGTAACAAAATTCCGTTGTCTTTAGATTTGATGAAATTGTACCTGCAAAACAAAGAGACACCGTAGGTTAACGACCAAAGCCACTCATCCGGAGGTTGTACCATCCCAGAATACAAGGGAATATTAAAGTTTTGAGGTATGTTTGAGTTCGGAAGTAGTGAGTGCCTAACGCCGTGGCTCTCTAAGGCTtcatttggtattttttttaaattaaaaactgcTTCACTTTAAAATTAAGCAataaaaagtgtttggtaaaactaaaatatcttgcttattttaaaaacaatggTCTCCAGACATCATGTTGCTTTTAAAAGCTGCTTCATAAAAAGTGGAGTTGAGCCATTAATCCATTAATGAATAATTTTAATCATGTAATACCTTCATTAGTTTTTTAAGATGACATTATTTATTCTTTAACACGCATTTTATCCATTTGAGAGCAGAGTGACCGCAACTACTAACCACTACCTACCACTACAACCACTAATCTTACACCACCATCATTGGCATCATCGATGCCACCGTAG
Protein-coding regions in this window:
- the LOC126590397 gene encoding LOW QUALITY PROTEIN: uncharacterized protein LOC126590397 (The sequence of the model RefSeq protein was modified relative to this genomic sequence to represent the inferred CDS: deleted 2 bases in 1 codon; substituted 1 base at 1 genomic stop codon); its protein translation is MQVRFIRSGETISRYIRRVLRALLNLQEVLFAKPPISEDCTXSRWKCFKGCLGVLDGTYIGVTVPEVDRPRYRTTNGHIATNVLGVCTHDLKFVYVLSGCERSATDSRVLGDVVTRANGLKVLTDYMATSRNWNDNEEDVLLTILEEMVVDGVRCETGSFKAGTFVMVATKMREMIPGINIEPKHIQNKLKRLKEKYSSKHHNASFKPNKPFPLYPRLCTVFGRDRATGSMAESATDAMENMGVENEDCNETFEMPPTSPTPSPFVGTSSASQPIRKRKRNKDDADANIVAVIREGKLEKA
- the LOC126590815 gene encoding protein ACCELERATED CELL DEATH 6-like, translating into MDPRLYKSAKSGDVYILKRLLNDNRSLLYQLTPRGNTALHVAVQFGHKNVVTEIYNRCRSLLTQPNSDGDTPLHVAARVGSFSIVYYLVREIQFMSQEDFVNTNIGVFETLRIGNKGNNTVLHEAARNGHAKVVEFLLKVDPKLACFENDNGESPLYLAARGDVLEIVDQILRSTPSSAHGGPEGETALHAAVIEKHFDIVEVLLRFKQQLVKETDHQGRTPLHYAASLGDHKTVRRLLEIDTSTAYVLDKEGQSPIHVAAREGRGSVISEITQHCPDSGELVDPFGRNILHIAIQGGQVNVVRYILETPDLEGLINQPDVDGNTPLHLATIERKTWILYYLMWDGRVNQRSKNKYGQTASDVDRSIKECSLRFPMNIICTPHAWLGNIKFYQRAERAEASAVQTYREMGQTLLVVATLITTVTFTAAFTMPGGYNNDVGPHQGVALLQSNENFKWFIISDTIAMTCSINAACLLFGGAVNGNESVYIYYLTGAAALTYIALQSTAIAFTTGIMAVLPHQQFAQTLGLVVGITFHVSTFMFLSHLVKIFSNLEACRLLFSHLYRKLKCKIRNKH